CAAAAACATAAAGCGGATGAGTATTTACAAGTCATTGAAAAAGAAATTATCCAGCGTGCTGCGTTACTTAAAAACCGCACAGTGACTCAAATGCACTGGGGCGGCGGTACACCAACGTATCTAGACAAGGCACAAGTGAGCCATTTAGTTGGCTTGCTGAAAAAACATTTTCATTTTGCACCAGATGCCGAGATGTCCATCGAGGTAGATCCCCGTGAAATAGAACTCGACATGATTGACCATCTGCGCAGCGAAGGCTTTAACCGTCTAAGCATGGGTGTTCAAGATTTTAATAAAGAAGTGCAAGTTCTGGTTAACCGCGAGCAAGATGAAGAGTTTATTTTTGCGCTCATTAAACGTGCCAAAGAGACTGGCTTCACTTCAACCAGTATCGACCTAATTTACGGTTTGCCAAAACAGACCCCCGAAAGCTTCGCGTTTACGTTGAAAAAAGTGGCGGAGCTAGCACCTGATCGTCTAAGCGTTTTCAACTACGCTCATTTGCCGAATTTATTTGCAGCGCAGCGTAAAATCAAAGATGAAGACCTACCAACGGCGGAGCAAAAGCTGGATATCCTGCAAGATACTATCGCAACGCTAACATCCGGCGGTTATCAATTTATTGGTATGGATCATTTTGCTCGCCCAGAAGATGAACTGGCAGTGGCGCAGCGAGAAGGGATTTTACATCGTAATTTCCAAGGCTATACCACCCAAGGGGATTGTGATTTATTAGGATTAGGGGTATCGGCGATTAGCATGCTCGGCGATAACTATGCCCAAAATCAGAAAGATTTAAAAACCTACTACGCGCAAGTGGAAGAAAAAGGCCATGCTCTATGGCGTGGATTAGTGCTAACAGATGACGACTGCCTACGCCGCGATGTAATCAAAACGTTGATCTGTAACTTCCAATTGAGCTTTGCCCAAATTGAAGCGCTCTACCCAATCGATTTCAAAAGCTACTTCAAAGAAGACCTAGAACTGCTCAAACCAATGGCAGAAGATGGGCTGGTGGAAGTCAGTGAGAAGGGAATTAAAGTGACGCCTCAAGGGCGTTTGCTGATCCGCAATGTGTGTATGTGTTTTGATGTTTATCTTAGAAGTCAGATGAGGCAGCGCCAATTCTCCCGCGTCATCTGAATACTCTTCATATTTCGTGCTGTAGCGTTGTTGGCTACGTTCGCTAACCCTAGTCACATACTTGTGTATGCTCCTAGGGCTTAGCTTCTCTTGCCGCCTAGCTACAACACGAACTATTTTGAGTATTAAATTTTCTTTATATTTCGTGCGATAGCTGCGTTGGCTTTATTCGGCTACTCGGGTCACATACTTTTGTATGCTCCCCGAGATATCCGAATTTTGCCGCCTTGCTCTAGCGCGAACTATTTAGAACATTGGATGTTTATTAGATAGTTATCTAAAACACTCCACATCCCACATCCCACACTCTGCATATTCCGCAGGGCTAGTGCTTCACTTTTTCGATCAGCTGGTAGGCGGTGTTGATGCGCTCCGGGATTGGGTACCATTGGTTGGAGAGCAGAACGACGGCGATTTTTTCTTCGGGAATAAATACCGCGTAAGTGGCGAATCCGCCGGTGGAGCCAGTTTTGTTATACAGTGCGCGGGATTCTGGTGGCATTGGTGGCTGAATGGCATCCACTTTTTGCGGTTTAAGCGCCATATCATCACGGTTACCTTGTTGTAACTGGGCGAGTGAAACCGGCCACGGGTAACTTTCCCACATCAAATCTTGCACAAACGAATCCGTCATATATACGCCAGCATGTGTATCTTCCACCGCCTCTTGCCACGGTTTTGCCACGTCGGCCACTTGCAGATTAATATCTAAAAAGTGGATCAAATCCTTCGCATTAGACTTCAAACCATACGCTTCATTATCTAAAATTTGCGGCGTCACACGCACAGGCTGATGCTGCTTGTTATACCCTTGAGCATAATTTTTTTGCTGATTGTGCGGTACCTGTAAATAGGTATGCTTCATGCCCAAAGCCGGTAACATCATCTTTTCCATCGCATCTGGGAATGACTGATTAAGCTGCTTAGCCGTGACCATGCCTAATAAACCTACACCAAGATTGGAGTAAGAACGGTATTCACCGATAGGTTTTACAGGGGACCACTGCTGATAATAATGGATGAGCTCCGCACGGTTAGTCACTGCATCCGGCACAAATAGGGATAAGCCAGAAGTGTGAGTGGCTAAATTCATCACGGTCACTTTATCAAATACGCTGTTTTTTAATTCAGGTAAATAATGGCTGACGGTTTGCGCAAAATCTAACTTACCTTGCCCTTGAGCATAGGCGGCAAGCGTAGCCGTAAAAGTTTTTGATAAAGAACCAATTTCATACAGCGTATTGTTGCTTACTGGCACCTGAGTTTGTTTGGACTGTACGCCATAATGATAAATGAAGTGTTCGCCATCCACTGAAATGGCAACGGACATTCCCGGAATTTGTTGCTGCTTCATCAACGGCTTAATAATGCTGTCCACATCCGATTGCGTTAATGCTGCGCTAGATAATGAGGTAAATGCCAAACTCAGGGCGACAAGCAGCCGTCCGCGACGAAAAAGATTTTTCATACAGATGTCCATTTAAATAAAAGTTTTAGTTATGATGAGTGACAAGTAAAATTGGTCACATACCAAAGGGTGAATGATTCTGGTATCGGAGTATGCGGCTTTTTGGGCATGAGTTAAAACGATATAAAATTCGATGAGGTAAAAGAAAATCTTATGGCTGAAAATGCTCGCTACCGTTTACCCCTCAATGCACTCAGAGCTTTTGAGGCATCTGCGCGCCATCTAAGCTTTACTCGAGCAGGTATGGAGTTAAACGTCACTCAGGCAGCGGTAAGCCAGCAAGTTCGCGCGCTGGAAGAACAATTAGGCTTAGAGCTATTTATTCGTTTGCCAAGAGGATTGGCGCTAACCGATGAAGGGCTGGCATTATTGCCTGTCGTTAGCCGATCTTTCGACCAAATTGAATCATTATTGCAGCAATTCGAAGATGGTCATTATCATGAAGTCCTGAATGTTTCCGTGGTAGGAACCTTTGCAGCGGGCTGGCTATTACCGCGTTTATCGCGTTTTTCCGATCTCTACCCCTATATTGATTTGCGTATTATGACCCACAATAACGTGGTGAACTTAGCTGGGGAAGGGGTTGATTTTGCGATCCGTTTTGGGGAAGGGCTTTGGCCATTAGTGGAAAATACCCCGCTGTTTTCTGCACCGCATACAGTGCTTTGTGCCGAAAAGGTAGCCCATAAAGTTAAGCATCCAAATGATCTACAAAGATTTCCTTTGATGCGTTCTTATCGAAAGGATGAATGGGAAAAATGGTTTTTAGCAGCGAATGTGGAACCGTGGCGTGTGAAAGGACCTGTTTTTGACTCTTCTCGTTTAATGGTGGAAGCCGCTTTACTCATGAACGGTGTCGCCATTGCTCCAAGTTGTATGTTTGAACGGGAGTTAAGTGCAGGGGATTTGGTGCAGCCGTTTGATATTTCCGTGACCCTCGGCGGTTATTGGCTAAGCCGTTTGAAATCCAAGCCGATGACGCCAGCTATGGCGATTTTCCAGCAATGGTTACTTGAAGAGTCTAAAAGTAGAGGGCATTTATAGAGCGATAAATCGGTGCTTAAATCCTGAAGCACCGATTGTGAAATTGGATAAAATATGTGTAATCGGTAATTAGAAAACTATTGATTCGGCGGCATAGTAACTTTTCTTGCCGTCTTGTCTATCTTGCTTATCATTAGTCTTGTTAAATTCAGTAAAAAAATAAATTGGGTCTACTGAGAAAATCAATGAGAATTGGTAAAGTGTATCTACATGTATATTGACTTCACCATTTTCATAGCGTGATAAGTGCTGCTGACTGATCCCCATTAGCTCACTGAGCTTTTTACCACTCATTCCATGAATATCTCTCAGCGCTCTTATTTTTAGACCGACAGATTTTGATATTATTTTCTCCATATCTTTAACTCCTAGATATATTTATTATGAGAGTTACTTATAGGTTATATTTAGATATATAAAATGTATCGAAAGAATTATTTATGATTGATGTCTAATAAGGATTGAATATCAATATTAAAATAATTCGCATATTGGCCTAATCTATCTAAATTAATTCTATTTATCCCCCTTTCGTAGCGTGATTGTTGTTGTTCACTAACACCTATAGTGTTAGCAAGTTCCTTTAATGTAACTCCGTTCATTTTTCGATAATAAATAATTTTACTACCAACCATTGTAGATATGGGATAGTTTTTATTCATATTGAGCCTTCTGGTGAGTAAATTTATAAACTAAAATAAATAAACCTTAATTTAAATGGTTGAAAAAATAGGATAATATCAATGTAGATAACAACCTAGCACTAATTCGTACATGAAACTAGAGTATTAGACTAATAAATAAAGTCTATTTTTCTAAATATTTTGTGGTTTACTGATATTTTGGTTATCATTATTTGATTATTTAAATAGGGTCTTTTTTCATGTTGTTTATTTCCTGCTCACTAATATTAAAAAAATCGATTAAATCGACTCTAAATATTTCAGCATACTGATTAAGGCGATCCAAATTAATGCGATTAATTCCACGTTCATAGCGAGATTGTTGCTGTTCACTAACATTGATTATTTTGGCTATATCATAGAGTGACATACCACTCATTTTTCTATAATAGGTAATTTTCCCACCAATAATTCGGGAGATAGTATAATATTTAGGCATTGTTAACTCCTTTTTTCATCCCCTAATTCGAATCTCACTTTATAGATATATTAATGTAAATTCTAAATGACTTTGAAAATCTCCTGGTGTAAACATTGTTTGAAGAGTAACCATTCTCGCAGATAATGGAATTTCGGCACTTTTTGTGGCGCTATTGATAATAATATCTACAGTACTGCCATTTTTTAGAGTGGCTTTATTGTTTTTTTGTGCCAAATGAAGCAGGCTGCCAGTAGAACTGCCTGTATTCACAAAATAGTTATTATCAGTACTATCTGGCGTTCCACTAACACTGAATTTGGCACTTTTAGTTGATACGGGACAATCAATGAGTTTGATAGAGAAATCGACCCATGGGCTTTGGGCTGGGTTACGATAATTCCAGCGATTTATCTTACCTAATGCCACGTTATAACTGGTATTCTCAATTTTGCAGGGCATAACTACCACATTGCCATGCACGTAGATATTGACGCTTTGAGCCATCACTGGTAGAGCCAATAATCCCAGAAAAATGAATAAAATTTTTTTCATAATCAGTCTCTTATAAATAAGTGATAGTGGCTGTAATATTGGCTGATAAGGTGCCTGCTGTACCATTACCGAGGGAAGAAAATGCCCGTGTGCGTAGGGGTACACTCACTAAGGGCTTCCCGTTGGTGGGAACCGTTAGCACCTTGGCATTACCCAGCGGTGTTGCTCCATCGCCGCTTTGCAATTGAATGGCAATATTGGTCGCTGTGCCACTATTTTTATACAGGCTTGCGACATCGGCATTATCGGCGGTACCAGTAAAAGAGAGCTTTACGTTATTAATAAATGAGGAGCAATCTTTTAATTCAATGGTAAAAGGTTTCCAATCCGAGGCTTTCGTCCCACTATAAAAGGTATCTAGCGGAATTGTGGTCAAATCGACATCTAAATTATTACCCGTTGATAAATTACAGGTTGCTGCTTTTATATTTCCCGTAAATTTTAAATACACAGTATCTGCCGCATAAGCCGTTATCGAGATATTTAAGAATAGTAAGGTAAGCAGTAATTTTTTCATTTTAAACCTCTATTCATAGCGAATATTAACAGTAGCATTGGCATTGGCTGTACCCGGTGTAATTGCTGCTGCAGTTTTAATATAACGGGCTTTCCAACCAAAAATATAATCTGTTTGGGTCACACCACCTTGCTGAGTAAATTCTTGATTTAACACAATAGGCGTTCCGGCATTATTTAATAATTGAATTGCAACTCCAGTCGCCTTATTTGCACCAGTTAAACCTAATCGGCCATTTGCCGCATTATCGATCGTATCTGAGGTTACGGTAACTTTAATATTGGAGCCAGAGAGGCAACTTAAAGCAATAGGAATATTAACCATACCTTGTGTATCATTAATATTTTTAAATTGAGTGTCATACCAATCTCCCATATTAATATTGTATGTGTTTTGATTATTTTTTAATGAACAGCTAAGAACATTAATTTTTATTGTGTTAGCTGGCATATTTAATGTTGTTAAATACCAAGTGCCACTTGGTGTTGTATTAGTTTGAGTTAATTGTGCAATCGCACCAGAGCGTATGGAGCCTGTTGATGTGACTTGGCCTGTTTTCTTTATAGTTATAAACCATACCGTATCAAATATTTGCCAAGGCATTTTGCCAGGAGTACCTGGACCAAAAGTCGCATTAAAATTACCAATTGCGGCGGTGGTAACCACAAGACCTATTCCTGAAATATTGCTAGGCGCTATTTGGGCTGAGTTTGGTGCCCAACCATTCATATAATTACCTTTTAGGTATGAAGTACCACATTCACCATCTTGGTTGGCATATGTATTAGCGCCATTTAAATATCTAATGGATATTGTTTCAAGATCTCGTTGCCCTAAGTCATCATATTGTATGTTGTAGGTTCTTGGAGGAACACCGATTTGAATATTGCTAAAGCTTGAATTTTGAATACATGCGGCACTCAGATATCCTGAATATAAATATCCTAGTATTAATATGGATTTAATTATTAATTTTTTCATTTTACTTCCTTTATTATTGGCAAACGGCAGTCGCTTTATATAAGCCAATATAATTCGGTAAGCCTGCCAAGTTATAACTCACTTGGCACTGCTGTTTATCGTTATATTGAATGGTAAATGAACCACTTTCAGGCATTCCCGACAGGTAAATTTCACCGTCATTGCCTACCAAGGCATTGAGCTGATTATTATTGGGGAAAATTGCCTGTGCCCCAAATGGCACCGGTTTGCCATCTTTGAAATGCAAAATCATGATGGCGCGATAGCCCACATTGGCATTAAAGCTGGCTTTGGCAATCGCTCCACGGCTGGGTGCCACATTTTGGGTGGTTAACTCCATTTCGGTATCACTTGGTAGTTTGCTGGTATCAATTTGAATCCCATTACTGCGATACGCGGTGACGTAAGGCACTAATGCATAGCCTTGCCCGTTGGTTTGGATACCCGTTTGGTTCAGTATCGGGACATTAGGCGCATCGGGAATTTCCACCAAAGCGGCTGTTTCACCCAGTTGCTGACCGAGAACTATCCCTTTGGAATGGGCGACTACACTACCGCTGGCACCGTAATACAGGTTGTAATTGTTGGTGCTGTAACCCGTACCACCTGAAACTTCCCCATACTGCCCACGGTAGCTGGCATTTAAGTTACCGGAAGTTCCTGAATTTCGTGTTGAAAAATTCTGCTGAACACTCCAATTTAAGCGGTTATCCAATTGCGTTGCCGAAATTCCCATGCTGCCCGAAGACCCATTGCTACTACTGTTTGTAGCGTTGAGGTTGTAATAGAAGGTGCTATCAAACACACTAAATGGCACGCTCACGGTAAAGGCAAATTGGTGATCATCATCCTTATTGCGCCCGCTGTTGTTCTGGCTCGGGTTGGTGTTTTTATTGTAGTTATAGTTCAGCCCATAACTGATATTGTTCCAGCTATTGTTATAGCCAATGGTCGTAGATTGCGTTTTACGATCGCTGTTCCAATAATCTTCACTCACAAAGCCCACTGACAACGAACCCCATCGGTCACCTAAACTTTGGCTGAGCGTAATTTCACCACGATTACGGCGGCGCTCATACAGTGGGTCAATTCCATTTTTACGGTATCCATCAAAGACTTCCGATAAGCTGTAGAAGCCTTGCGTAGAGTAGCGATATCCTGCGAGGGCGATGTTGGTACCAATATCATTCAGGTTTTTGTTATAGCGAAAACGGTAGGATTGCCCACTTTCGGTGGTGCCATTATTTAAGGTGGAATTGGCGTGGGTGACATCCACAGACAATGCCCCAAAGCGCCCTAAGTTTTGCCCCGCTCCCACAGAATAGGCTTGGTATTTATCACTCAGTTGGCTACCTCCAAAGGCGGTGAGCCCCCATGGCAAGCCATAGATCAAGGTGAATTGGGTGAATGGTTTTTTATCTACGCTGCTGTCATAACTGCGGTATTGCCCACCTGTTACACTATAGGAAACATAGCCTTCACGTTGTAAAACCGGTAAAGAGGCATACGGAATAATTTGATATTGCTCGCTACCATTGGCTTCTTTGATGGTGACGTGCAGATCCCCGCTACCGCCAGTGGGGTAGAGGTCGTTAATTTCAAACGGGCCTGCTGCCACATCTGTTTGGTAAATGGTGTAACCGTTTTGGCGAATGGTGATCTGTGCATTACTGCGGGCGATACCGCGTACCACTGGCGCATATCCACGTAAGCTCTCTGGGTTCATATCATCATCGGTCGCCAGTTGCACCCCACGAAATGGCACACTATCAAAAATATCCGATGGCGAAGTGCTATCCCCAAGGAATAACTGGCTTTTTATCGAATTGATATTGCGGCTTAAATAGGTATAGACCGTATCCCATTTATTACGCTGTCCGTCACTGCTTTGCCACGTGGTGTAGTTACGCAGACGCCAAGGACCGATATTGAGCCCCGGACGTAAGTTCACGTAGTTGGCATTGCTGCTGTTTTTATCGTTTTTACGGTCAGTATTACGAGAGCCGTTATAACTGTAATTAAGTAACAGGGCATTCACACCATTATCGATTGCAGCCAGATCCACATAACCACGCGGGTTCATGTTTAACGCAATCTGCGGAATGCTTAAATAGAGGCGCTGAGAGCCAAATTCAAACTCACTTTTCGCGTCAGGGATCGCAGATAAGTTAATACATTGGCTCGTTGACATATGTAATTCAGGGTAGTCACCCACTTTGACCCCCACATCTTTTAGATCTGAGAGGGTTAAGCAAGGTTCTAGTTCATTACTTTTATTGGTAGAAAAGCTGACACTTTTTGCGCCAATCAAGCTCTTATTAATGTAGATATCCACATAATATTGCCCCGGTAATTGTTCATTACGCTCAAACTGCTCTAAGTTCACCGATTCTTTATTGGGAAGCTCAAGGAACTCCGGGTCAAAATAGATTTCTGGTTCCGCTGGGGTCGTTGCAATATAGCCTAAGGCGACAAATAGGCTAAGGCATATTTTATTTATTTTCATAGATAAACCTAATTGTCATTAAGATTATATTTTTGCTTCAGCTGAATCATTGGCTGAGCCATAATCATTAATCACTTCCCAATTAATAGTACCGTGTAATTCAGGGCTATTAATGGTGAAGGACTTGCTTGAAAATGGGGCGACATACGAAATGTCATCTACTTTCTTGCCATTAAAGCTGACACTTTGAAAATTCATATAGTAGGGTGTCGGGTTTTTAACGGTGATAGATTTACTATCTTTTGACCATGTTAATTTTTTTTGCTCTTCCGCAAAGTCTACTTTGCTTATTAATTTAGGACGATAAATTAATTTCATCTGTGTTTTAAAAGCAATTTTTAATGAATTTTCAGATTTCTTTTCTGTTGCAGGAATTGTTTTTATATTTAGCCAAAATAGGGATTCCCTATCTTTAGGTAATGTGTTTTGAGTTAAAAAAATACGTAGAGTATTGGTTTTTTCTTGGTTTAAGCGAAAAAGTGGTGGCGTAATAGTAAAGTCCGTTTGCTTGCCTTCATTGGCATTTTCAATCCATGACTGAATTAGATAAGGAACATTATCTGGATTTTCCACACTAATGCTCACGTCTTTTTTCCCTTCAGGATAAATTACGCGGGTACCACCAATAATAACACCTGCATTGGCGGTATTGATAAGTGTGAAAAAGAAGATAAAAAAAACGGTTATTGATTTCATATAGCCACCACTGAGTTATAGCAAAAATAAATCACTAAGGCTTATATCCGTATAAACCTTAAATTGAAATTAGTTATAATTAATTGTGAATGTTGCCGTTGAGTTTGCTAAACCAGCACCGACAGCATCAGTCATTGCAATATAACGTGCAGTAAAATCTAAATTATTTACAACCGTTTCTTTAAGTGCATATTGGTTGGATGCCGTATATAAAGGAACGGTAATTCCTTTTGCGTCTTGAATTTGGATACCAACGCCCTCTGCTATGCCCGATGTACCTGCATTGGTTAATTGCAGAACACTGCTATTACCCGCATAAGAGACACCATCGAATTTTACCGTTGCCGAGGTAACTGCAGCTGGGCATTTTTCTAATTGAATAGAAAATTTGGTTGCTGCTGTTGTACTTCCTGTATTTGATAATGAATTCTTAGATACTTTACCTAAATTAACTTGAATAGCATCAGAGCCTGTCGCTAATTGGCATGCGTTATCTGTAATTTCACCGGTAAAATTAATATCGCCATCTTTTGCAAAACTATGGGCAGAAATTAATAAGGTGCTGGTTGCAATTAAAGATGCAATAACCTGATTTTTCATTTTTACTCTCCGAACCTAAATTCGATATTATTGGGGAAATATATTGATTTGCATGCTTACACAAATCGAGAGTATTTTGTGACTATTTTTACAAATAAACAAGGTGGGGTGAATTTAGATAAATATAATTAAATTATAAATTTAAAGTAAGTAATTGTTAAATTAACTCAATATGCGTTAATTTAAAGATTAAATGTTTTGAAATTTTATATTTTGTTGTTTTGGGTGGTGAGGTCATAAGGTAAAATAACGATATAAAACTAAAAATAATTATTCTGCAATTTTAAACTATAAGTCATCTCTCATATGGAGATTATTTAAATTTAAAGTTCGAAATAGGTTTTGTTTTTTTAAAATCATATCAAATACGTACCATCTAAAAAAGAGAGTAAATCTATTCATTCTTAAATTAATAGTCGAAATAAGTGCATGTGAGGATTTTTTACTCTAAAAATATAATGGTATAAGTCTGTCATTAATTATTTTTTTGCTAATTTTGGCCGGAGAGAAATCTTGGGAGGATACCTGCCAGTATCAATGATAAAAAAGATACCGGTAGGTAAATTAAGCATTATTTAAACAGTGAAAAATCTTGCTCTGGTGAAATCAACGATTCGGCCTGATAGCGAAGGCTGCGATCAGCCTTACAGAAATAATTAAAACCATCTTCTTGTTCAGTACCATCACAGACTAATTCTTTAATATCGACGTCTAAAATTTCAGCGATGGAATATAAGGTATCAACGTGAATACGCATATCGCCCAGTTCATGGCGGGAATGGTGTTGTTGGCTAATGCCCAATAATTTGCTTAACTGTTGAATGCTCATATTTCGCTCTTTTCTGAATGAGCGAATGCGAGCTCCAACAATTTTGGAGGTGTTCTTTTTCATTATAATGACCAATATTGATTAAGTAGAAATACTATATATTTTGAGATGTTTTAAGACTTTGCTTTATTTTTTCCCTTTCATTCTCATTAAATAAAAAGAAGTCATTAATACTCGTATTGAAATAAATAGCATATTGTTTGAGCCGATCAATCGATATTCGATTATTCCCACGCTCATAACGTAGCTGTTGCTGTTCACTAATTCCAATCGACTGAGCTACAGTGAGTAGGGATAGCCCTTTTTCTTTACGTAATTTTCGTATTTTATATCCAATAACAGCGGAGACTGGATAGCTATTTTCCATCAATTCACCTCTTTTTATTATTTGCGATATGTTAAATAAACTAACAGATAGCAAATGAATTTTATTACCTCAAAGATATGTTTATCAGTTATTTATATTGATATCTTGACTTAAATCACATCAATTAAAGTTATCCATTTTATATGGAGGTTAATAATTAAAATTTCAATTAGAGAATGCTATTTTTATCCTATTAATAATGCTTTTCATAATAAGAGCATTGTATTCAGATTATCTTTAACGGATAACCATATGAATATCATATTCCTTTATTAAGGATATATAACTGAAAACTCTAAATGGCTTTTAAAATCTCCAGCAGTAAACATAGGCTGTAAACTTACCATTCTTGCAGATAGTGGAATTTCTGCACTTTTAGTGGTGCTATTGATTGTAATATCTACCGTGCTGCCATTTTTAATCGTGGCTTTATTACTCGTTTTCGCGAGATGCAGCAAGCTGCCAGTGGAGCTCCCTGTATTCACAAAATAGTTATTGTCGATGGTATCGGGTGTTCCATTAATGCTGAATTTGGCATTTTTTGTTGTCACAGGGCAATCAACCAGTTTAATAGAAAAATCCACCCACGGGCTTTGGGCTGGGTTACGATAATTCCAACGATTTATCTTACCGAGCTCCACGTTATAACTGGCATTTTCTACTTTGCAGGGCATGGTAATCACATTGCCATGCACCTTAATATTGACGGTTTCTGCCATTACAGGTAGCGCTAATAATCCCAATACACTGAATAAAAATATTT
The Providencia alcalifaciens DNA segment above includes these coding regions:
- the hemN gene encoding oxygen-independent coproporphyrinogen III oxidase, which encodes MSEQNIVWDLSLIQKYNYSGPRYTSYPTALEFNQDYNEQAFVEATQRYPDRPLSLYVHIPFCHKLCYFCGCNKLVTRQKHKADEYLQVIEKEIIQRAALLKNRTVTQMHWGGGTPTYLDKAQVSHLVGLLKKHFHFAPDAEMSIEVDPREIELDMIDHLRSEGFNRLSMGVQDFNKEVQVLVNREQDEEFIFALIKRAKETGFTSTSIDLIYGLPKQTPESFAFTLKKVAELAPDRLSVFNYAHLPNLFAAQRKIKDEDLPTAEQKLDILQDTIATLTSGGYQFIGMDHFARPEDELAVAQREGILHRNFQGYTTQGDCDLLGLGVSAISMLGDNYAQNQKDLKTYYAQVEEKGHALWRGLVLTDDDCLRRDVIKTLICNFQLSFAQIEALYPIDFKSYFKEDLELLKPMAEDGLVEVSEKGIKVTPQGRLLIRNVCMCFDVYLRSQMRQRQFSRVI
- the ampC gene encoding class C beta-lactamase translates to MKNLFRRGRLLVALSLAFTSLSSAALTQSDVDSIIKPLMKQQQIPGMSVAISVDGEHFIYHYGVQSKQTQVPVSNNTLYEIGSLSKTFTATLAAYAQGQGKLDFAQTVSHYLPELKNSVFDKVTVMNLATHTSGLSLFVPDAVTNRAELIHYYQQWSPVKPIGEYRSYSNLGVGLLGMVTAKQLNQSFPDAMEKMMLPALGMKHTYLQVPHNQQKNYAQGYNKQHQPVRVTPQILDNEAYGLKSNAKDLIHFLDINLQVADVAKPWQEAVEDTHAGVYMTDSFVQDLMWESYPWPVSLAQLQQGNRDDMALKPQKVDAIQPPMPPESRALYNKTGSTGGFATYAVFIPEEKIAVVLLSNQWYPIPERINTAYQLIEKVKH
- a CDS encoding LysR family transcriptional regulator encodes the protein MAENARYRLPLNALRAFEASARHLSFTRAGMELNVTQAAVSQQVRALEEQLGLELFIRLPRGLALTDEGLALLPVVSRSFDQIESLLQQFEDGHYHEVLNVSVVGTFAAGWLLPRLSRFSDLYPYIDLRIMTHNNVVNLAGEGVDFAIRFGEGLWPLVENTPLFSAPHTVLCAEKVAHKVKHPNDLQRFPLMRSYRKDEWEKWFLAANVEPWRVKGPVFDSSRLMVEAALLMNGVAIAPSCMFERELSAGDLVQPFDISVTLGGYWLSRLKSKPMTPAMAIFQQWLLEESKSRGHL
- a CDS encoding helix-turn-helix domain-containing protein, with the translated sequence MEKIISKSVGLKIRALRDIHGMSGKKLSELMGISQQHLSRYENGEVNIHVDTLYQFSLIFSVDPIYFFTEFNKTNDKQDRQDGKKSYYAAESIVF
- a CDS encoding helix-turn-helix domain-containing protein; its protein translation is MNKNYPISTMVGSKIIYYRKMNGVTLKELANTIGVSEQQQSRYERGINRINLDRLGQYANYFNIDIQSLLDINHK
- a CDS encoding helix-turn-helix domain-containing protein, with the translated sequence MPKYYTISRIIGGKITYYRKMSGMSLYDIAKIINVSEQQQSRYERGINRINLDRLNQYAEIFRVDLIDFFNISEQEINNMKKDPI
- a CDS encoding fimbrial protein — its product is MKKILFIFLGLLALPVMAQSVNIYVHGNVVVMPCKIENTSYNVALGKINRWNYRNPAQSPWVDFSIKLIDCPVSTKSAKFSVSGTPDSTDNNYFVNTGSSTGSLLHLAQKNNKATLKNGSTVDIIINSATKSAEIPLSARMVTLQTMFTPGDFQSHLEFTLIYL
- a CDS encoding fimbrial protein — translated: MKKLLLTLLFLNISITAYAADTVYLKFTGNIKAATCNLSTGNNLDVDLTTIPLDTFYSGTKASDWKPFTIELKDCSSFINNVKLSFTGTADNADVASLYKNSGTATNIAIQLQSGDGATPLGNAKVLTVPTNGKPLVSVPLRTRAFSSLGNGTAGTLSANITATITYL
- a CDS encoding fimbrial protein — its product is MKKLIIKSILILGYLYSGYLSAACIQNSSFSNIQIGVPPRTYNIQYDDLGQRDLETISIRYLNGANTYANQDGECGTSYLKGNYMNGWAPNSAQIAPSNISGIGLVVTTAAIGNFNATFGPGTPGKMPWQIFDTVWFITIKKTGQVTSTGSIRSGAIAQLTQTNTTPSGTWYLTTLNMPANTIKINVLSCSLKNNQNTYNINMGDWYDTQFKNINDTQGMVNIPIALSCLSGSNIKVTVTSDTIDNAANGRLGLTGANKATGVAIQLLNNAGTPIVLNQEFTQQGGVTQTDYIFGWKARYIKTAAAITPGTANANATVNIRYE
- a CDS encoding fimbria/pilus outer membrane usher protein is translated as MKINKICLSLFVALGYIATTPAEPEIYFDPEFLELPNKESVNLEQFERNEQLPGQYYVDIYINKSLIGAKSVSFSTNKSNELEPCLTLSDLKDVGVKVGDYPELHMSTSQCINLSAIPDAKSEFEFGSQRLYLSIPQIALNMNPRGYVDLAAIDNGVNALLLNYSYNGSRNTDRKNDKNSSNANYVNLRPGLNIGPWRLRNYTTWQSSDGQRNKWDTVYTYLSRNINSIKSQLFLGDSTSPSDIFDSVPFRGVQLATDDDMNPESLRGYAPVVRGIARSNAQITIRQNGYTIYQTDVAAGPFEINDLYPTGGSGDLHVTIKEANGSEQYQIIPYASLPVLQREGYVSYSVTGGQYRSYDSSVDKKPFTQFTLIYGLPWGLTAFGGSQLSDKYQAYSVGAGQNLGRFGALSVDVTHANSTLNNGTTESGQSYRFRYNKNLNDIGTNIALAGYRYSTQGFYSLSEVFDGYRKNGIDPLYERRRNRGEITLSQSLGDRWGSLSVGFVSEDYWNSDRKTQSTTIGYNNSWNNISYGLNYNYNKNTNPSQNNSGRNKDDDHQFAFTVSVPFSVFDSTFYYNLNATNSSSNGSSGSMGISATQLDNRLNWSVQQNFSTRNSGTSGNLNASYRGQYGEVSGGTGYSTNNYNLYYGASGSVVAHSKGIVLGQQLGETAALVEIPDAPNVPILNQTGIQTNGQGYALVPYVTAYRSNGIQIDTSKLPSDTEMELTTQNVAPSRGAIAKASFNANVGYRAIMILHFKDGKPVPFGAQAIFPNNNQLNALVGNDGEIYLSGMPESGSFTIQYNDKQQCQVSYNLAGLPNYIGLYKATAVCQ